The following proteins come from a genomic window of Streptomyces sp. NBC_01716:
- a CDS encoding polyprenol monophosphomannose synthase produces the protein MNDGGQRQYGPLGAALVIIPTFNEAENIKRTVTRLRAAVPEADILVADDNSPDGTGKIADELAADDSKVHVLHRKGKEGLGAAYLAGFHWGMEHGYGVLVEMDADGSHQPEELPRLLTALKGADLVLGSRWVPGGRVVNWPRTREMISRGGSTYSRALLGLPLRDITGGFRAFRTETLDRLGLDEVASQGYCFQVDLARRAVESGCHVVEVPITFVDRELGDSKMSRDILVEALWRVTAWGVGTRANRMLGRRGVTDK, from the coding sequence GTGAACGACGGTGGTCAGAGGCAGTACGGCCCGCTCGGCGCAGCCTTGGTGATCATCCCGACCTTCAACGAGGCGGAGAACATCAAACGGACCGTCACCCGCCTGCGCGCGGCGGTCCCGGAGGCCGACATCCTCGTGGCCGACGACAACAGCCCCGACGGCACCGGAAAGATCGCCGACGAACTCGCCGCCGACGACAGCAAGGTCCATGTCCTGCACCGCAAGGGCAAGGAAGGACTGGGCGCGGCCTATCTGGCCGGCTTCCACTGGGGCATGGAGCACGGCTACGGCGTCCTGGTCGAGATGGACGCCGACGGCTCCCACCAGCCCGAGGAACTGCCCCGGCTGCTGACCGCGCTCAAGGGCGCCGACCTCGTGCTCGGCTCGCGCTGGGTGCCCGGCGGCCGGGTGGTGAACTGGCCGAGGACACGGGAGATGATCTCGCGCGGCGGCAGCACGTACTCACGGGCGCTGCTAGGCCTGCCGCTGCGTGACATCACCGGCGGCTTCCGCGCCTTCCGTACGGAGACGCTCGACCGGCTCGGCCTGGACGAGGTCGCCTCGCAGGGGTACTGCTTCCAGGTCGACCTCGCGCGCCGTGCCGTCGAGTCCGGCTGCCATGTCGTGGAGGTTCCGATCACCTTCGTCGACCGCGAGCTGGGCGACTCCAAGATGAGCCGGGACATCCTCGTGGAGGCGCTCTGGCGGGTCACCGCGTGGGGCGTCGGGACCCGGGCCAACCGCATGCTGGGCCGCCGGGGCGTGACTGACAAATAG
- a CDS encoding RNA polymerase-binding protein RbpA: protein MSERALRGTRLVVTSYETDRGIDLAPRQAVEYACQNGHRFEMPFSVEAEIPPEWECKACGAQALLVDGDGPEEKKGKPARTHWDMLMERRTREELEEVLAERLAVLRSGAMNIAVHPRDSRKSA from the coding sequence ATGAGTGAGCGAGCTCTCCGCGGCACGCGACTTGTGGTTACCAGCTACGAGACGGACCGCGGCATCGATCTGGCCCCGCGCCAGGCGGTGGAGTACGCATGCCAGAACGGCCATCGATTTGAGATGCCGTTCTCGGTAGAGGCGGAAATTCCGCCGGAGTGGGAGTGCAAGGCGTGTGGCGCCCAGGCACTCCTGGTGGACGGGGATGGTCCCGAGGAGAAGAAGGGCAAGCCTGCGCGTACGCACTGGGACATGCTCATGGAGCGGCGCACACGCGAGGAGTTGGAGGAGGTCCTGGCCGAACGGCTGGCGGTCCTGCGCTCCGGCGCCATGAACATCGCGGTGCATCCGAGGGACAGCCGAAAGTCGGCCTGA
- a CDS encoding amidohydrolase gives MNDRAATQSEPRTVLLRGGEVHSPADPFATAMVVERGRVAWVGSEGAADSFASGVDETVDLEGALVTPAFTDAHVHTTATGLALTGLDLTGAGTLADALALVRAHRTAHPGDRVLIGHGWDASRWPERRPPTRRELDEAADGRPLYLTRVDVHSAVVTTALLDLVPGVTELAGFHRDAPLTGDAHHAVRAAARAAVTPAQRTAAQRAARAHAASLGIGTLHECAGPDISGEDDFTGLLRLAEDEVGPRVHGYWAEPVGDAKGAARIRELGAVGAAGDLFVDGSLGSHTAWLHEPYADAPHTGAAHLDAAAIAAHVTACTEAGLQAGFHAIGDAAIGAVVAGTRAAAETLGLSRIRAARHRVEHAEMLTPETVAAFAELGLTASVQPAFDAAWGGQEGMYADRLGETRAATLNPYAALLRAGVALAFGSDSPVTALDPWGTIRAAAFHRTPAHRISVRAAFTAHTRGGGRAAGRDDTGLLVPGAPADYAVWRTAELIVQAPDDRVSRWSTDPRSGTPGLPDLTPGAALPVCLRTVVGGRTVFLRPNE, from the coding sequence ATGAACGATCGCGCCGCCACCCAGAGCGAACCCCGCACCGTGCTGCTGCGCGGTGGAGAAGTCCACAGCCCCGCCGACCCCTTCGCCACCGCGATGGTCGTCGAACGCGGCCGGGTCGCCTGGGTGGGCTCCGAAGGCGCCGCCGACTCCTTCGCCTCGGGTGTCGACGAGACCGTAGACCTCGAAGGCGCCCTCGTCACCCCGGCGTTCACCGACGCGCACGTCCACACCACCGCGACCGGCCTCGCCCTCACCGGACTCGACCTGACCGGCGCCGGAACGCTCGCCGACGCCCTCGCGCTCGTACGCGCCCACCGCACCGCGCACCCCGGGGACCGGGTGCTCATCGGGCACGGCTGGGACGCCTCGCGGTGGCCCGAGCGCCGTCCGCCCACCCGGCGGGAACTCGACGAGGCGGCGGACGGCAGACCGCTCTACCTGACGCGCGTCGACGTCCATTCGGCCGTGGTGACCACCGCCCTGCTCGACCTGGTCCCCGGCGTCACCGAACTGGCCGGATTCCACCGTGACGCCCCGCTGACCGGCGACGCGCACCACGCCGTACGCGCCGCCGCGCGCGCCGCTGTGACGCCCGCGCAGCGCACCGCGGCCCAGCGCGCCGCACGCGCCCACGCGGCCTCCCTCGGCATCGGCACGCTCCACGAGTGCGCCGGCCCCGACATCTCCGGCGAGGACGACTTCACCGGGCTGCTCCGGCTTGCCGAGGACGAGGTGGGCCCACGCGTCCACGGCTACTGGGCCGAGCCGGTCGGCGACGCCAAGGGCGCTGCGCGGATCCGTGAACTCGGAGCCGTCGGCGCTGCGGGCGATCTCTTCGTGGACGGCTCGCTCGGTTCGCACACCGCCTGGCTGCACGAGCCGTACGCGGACGCCCCCCACACCGGCGCCGCGCACCTCGACGCCGCCGCCATCGCCGCGCACGTCACGGCCTGCACCGAAGCCGGTCTCCAGGCCGGCTTCCACGCCATCGGTGACGCCGCGATCGGAGCGGTCGTGGCCGGGACCCGCGCCGCCGCCGAGACCCTCGGCCTCTCCCGGATCCGGGCCGCCCGCCACCGGGTCGAGCACGCCGAGATGCTCACCCCCGAGACCGTCGCCGCCTTCGCCGAACTCGGCCTCACCGCCTCCGTCCAGCCCGCCTTCGACGCGGCGTGGGGCGGCCAGGAGGGCATGTACGCCGACCGGCTCGGTGAGACCCGCGCCGCAACCCTCAACCCGTACGCCGCCCTTCTGCGCGCCGGTGTCGCGCTCGCTTTCGGCTCCGACAGCCCGGTGACCGCGCTCGACCCGTGGGGCACCATCCGGGCCGCCGCCTTCCACCGCACACCCGCCCACCGCATCTCCGTACGCGCCGCCTTCACCGCCCATACGCGCGGCGGCGGGCGCGCCGCGGGCCGGGACGACACGGGTCTGCTCGTGCCCGGCGCGCCCGCCGACTACGCGGTCTGGCGCACCGCGGAGCTGATCGTCCAGGCGCCCGACGACCGGGTCTCCCGCTGGTCCACCGACCCGCGCTCGGGGACGCCCGGCCTGCCCGATCTCACGCCGGGCGCGGCCCTGCCGGTCTGTCTGCGGACGGTGGTGGGCGGGCGAACGGTGTTCTTGCGACCGAACGAGTGA
- a CDS encoding Lrp/AsnC family transcriptional regulator, translating to MEELDRQIVELLVKDGRMSYTDLGKATGLSTSAVHQRVRRLEQRGVVRGYAAVVDPEAVGLPMTAFISVKPFDPSAPDDIAERLAPIPEIEACHSVAGEENYILKVRVATPLALEHLLTRIRTLAGVSTRTTVVLSTPYEARPPHF from the coding sequence ATGGAGGAGTTGGATCGTCAGATCGTGGAGCTGCTCGTCAAGGACGGGCGGATGAGCTACACCGACCTGGGCAAGGCCACCGGTCTGTCCACATCGGCGGTGCATCAGCGCGTCCGCAGGCTGGAGCAGCGCGGAGTGGTACGCGGCTATGCCGCCGTGGTGGACCCGGAAGCCGTGGGCCTGCCCATGACCGCGTTCATCTCGGTCAAACCCTTCGACCCCAGCGCGCCGGACGACATCGCGGAGCGGCTGGCCCCGATCCCCGAGATCGAGGCGTGCCACAGCGTGGCCGGGGAGGAGAACTACATCCTCAAGGTGCGGGTGGCGACGCCGCTGGCGCTGGAGCACCTGCTGACCCGCATCCGCACCCTGGCGGGCGTCTCCACCCGCACGACGGTGGTCCTGTCCACCCCGTACGAAGCCCGGCCGCCGCATTTTTAG
- a CDS encoding acyl-CoA dehydrogenase family protein: MPDRAPRTVERQLPTEESKDLLALVRDIVEREIVPTTAEEEEAGHFPRETFTLLSESGLLGLPYDSEHGGGDQPYEVYLQVLEELAAARLTVGLGVSVHSLACHALASYGTPDQQSKHLPAMLGGGLLGAYCLSEPSSGSDAASLRTKAVKDGDDWVITGTKAWITHGGIADFYTVLARTGGEGAGGISAFLVPGDADGLAAAVPEKKMGMKGSPTAQLHFDGVRIGDERRIGDEGQGFAIALSALDSGRLGIAACAVGVAQAALDEAVEYATGRRQFGRPIADFQGLRFMLADMATRIEAGRALYLAAARLRDAGLPFSRQAAMAKLFCTDAAMRVTTDAVQVLGGYGYTADFPAERYMREAKVLQIVEGTNQIQRMVIARHLAGPETR, translated from the coding sequence ATGCCCGACCGCGCCCCGCGCACGGTGGAACGTCAGTTGCCCACCGAGGAGTCCAAGGACCTGCTCGCGCTCGTACGCGACATCGTCGAGCGGGAGATCGTCCCCACGACGGCCGAAGAGGAGGAGGCGGGCCACTTCCCCCGGGAGACCTTCACCCTGCTCTCCGAATCGGGACTGCTCGGCCTGCCCTACGACTCCGAACACGGCGGCGGGGACCAGCCGTACGAGGTCTACCTCCAGGTCCTTGAAGAGCTCGCCGCGGCCCGTCTCACCGTCGGACTCGGCGTCAGCGTCCACTCCCTGGCCTGCCACGCCCTCGCCTCGTACGGCACCCCCGACCAGCAGTCCAAGCACCTTCCCGCCATGCTGGGCGGCGGTCTGCTGGGCGCGTACTGCCTCTCCGAGCCCTCCTCGGGCTCCGACGCCGCCTCGCTGCGCACGAAGGCCGTCAAGGACGGCGACGACTGGGTGATCACCGGCACCAAGGCCTGGATCACCCACGGCGGCATCGCCGACTTCTACACCGTGCTCGCGCGCACGGGCGGCGAGGGCGCCGGCGGTATCTCCGCCTTCCTGGTGCCCGGCGACGCCGACGGACTGGCCGCCGCCGTACCCGAGAAGAAGATGGGCATGAAGGGCTCGCCCACCGCCCAACTCCACTTCGACGGCGTCCGGATCGGCGACGAGAGACGGATCGGCGACGAGGGGCAGGGATTCGCCATCGCCCTCTCCGCGCTCGACTCCGGCCGGCTGGGGATCGCCGCCTGTGCCGTGGGCGTCGCCCAGGCGGCCCTGGACGAGGCGGTGGAATACGCCACCGGGCGGCGGCAGTTCGGCCGCCCCATCGCCGACTTCCAGGGGCTGCGCTTCATGCTCGCCGACATGGCCACCCGGATCGAAGCGGGGCGGGCGCTGTATCTCGCGGCGGCGCGGCTGAGGGACGCGGGTCTGCCGTTCTCCCGGCAGGCGGCGATGGCGAAGCTGTTCTGCACGGACGCGGCGATGCGGGTGACCACGGACGCCGTTCAGGTGCTCGGCGGCTACGGCTACACCGCCGATTTCCCCGCCGAGCGTTATATGCGCGAGGCGAAGGTGCTCCAGATCGTTGAGGGCACCAACCAGATCCAGCGCATGGTGATCGCCCGTCATCTCGCGGGGCCGGAGACCCGCTGA
- a CDS encoding glycoside hydrolase family 18 protein, producing the protein MLRPHRPRARFRALIAAACTAVLGVSLLAGAGTAAADQEKAPASPTAAGEKVIGYFANWGVYDRNYHVKNIETSGSADKLTHINYAFGNVQGGKCTIGDSFADYEKAYTADQSVDGVADAWDQPLRGNFNQLRKLKEKHPGLKVVWSFGGWSWSGGFGEAAKNPAAFAKSCHDLVEDPRWADVFDGIDIDWEYPNACGLTCDTSGPDAFTNMVSALRTEFGGDSLVTAAITADASDGGKIDATDYGAAAQYLDWYLPMTYDFFGAFAAQGPTAPHSPLTSYDGIPQEGFNSDAAITKLKAKGVPAEKLLLGIGFYGRGWTGVTQAEPGGSATGAAPGTYEAGIEDYKVLKNTCPANGTVGGTAYAHCGNNWWSYDTPATIGTKMDYKNEQGLGGTFFWELSGDTTDGELIKAIN; encoded by the coding sequence ATGCTCAGACCGCACCGTCCCCGCGCCCGCTTCCGGGCGCTCATCGCCGCAGCCTGTACGGCTGTTCTCGGCGTATCCCTGCTCGCCGGCGCCGGTACCGCGGCGGCGGACCAGGAGAAGGCCCCGGCGTCCCCCACAGCCGCCGGTGAGAAGGTCATCGGATACTTCGCCAACTGGGGTGTCTACGACCGGAATTACCACGTCAAGAACATCGAGACCTCCGGGTCCGCCGACAAGCTGACGCATATCAACTACGCGTTCGGCAACGTCCAGGGCGGCAAGTGCACCATCGGTGACTCCTTCGCCGACTACGAGAAGGCCTACACCGCCGACCAGAGCGTCGACGGTGTCGCCGACGCCTGGGACCAGCCGCTGCGCGGCAACTTCAACCAGCTGCGCAAGCTCAAGGAGAAGCACCCCGGCCTCAAGGTGGTCTGGTCGTTCGGCGGCTGGTCCTGGTCGGGCGGGTTCGGTGAGGCGGCGAAAAACCCTGCCGCGTTCGCCAAGTCCTGCCACGACCTGGTCGAGGACCCCCGCTGGGCCGATGTCTTCGACGGCATCGACATCGACTGGGAGTACCCGAACGCCTGTGGTCTGACCTGTGACACCAGCGGGCCGGACGCCTTCACCAACATGGTCTCCGCGCTCCGTACGGAGTTCGGCGGCGACAGCCTCGTCACCGCGGCCATCACCGCAGACGCGTCCGACGGTGGCAAGATCGACGCCACCGACTACGGCGCGGCGGCCCAGTACCTCGACTGGTACCTGCCGATGACGTACGACTTCTTCGGCGCGTTCGCGGCGCAGGGCCCCACGGCTCCGCACTCGCCGCTCACGTCGTACGACGGCATCCCGCAGGAGGGCTTCAACTCCGACGCGGCGATCACCAAGCTGAAGGCCAAGGGCGTTCCCGCGGAGAAGCTGCTGCTCGGCATCGGCTTCTACGGGCGCGGCTGGACCGGGGTCACCCAGGCCGAGCCTGGCGGCAGCGCGACAGGCGCGGCTCCCGGCACGTACGAGGCGGGCATCGAGGACTACAAGGTCCTGAAGAACACCTGCCCGGCCAACGGCACGGTGGGCGGCACGGCGTACGCGCACTGCGGCAACAACTGGTGGAGCTACGACACCCCCGCCACCATCGGCACCAAGATGGACTACAAGAACGAGCAGGGCCTGGGAGGCACCTTCTTCTGGGAGCTCAGCGGCGACACGACCGACGGTGAGCTGATCAAGGCGATCAACTAA
- a CDS encoding TetR/AcrR family transcriptional regulator: protein MNNRQQRGESERAQIRRSELIATGRKLFADTSYDALSMDDIAQHAGVAKGLIYYYFKNKRGYYLAIIEDSVMELVSLASGGGDLPNTQRVQRTVEAYLRFAEFNEAAYRTIITGGVGFDTQVQAIRDAVRTGLVSTVAEGAYGRRDIPPIARLALLGWLSSVEWLTLEWLEHREELPREIPRDLLVRMLRHTLDTIEEFAPDCPAPPADPDFHPYTGL from the coding sequence TTGAACAACAGGCAACAGCGTGGCGAGAGCGAGCGGGCCCAGATCCGCCGCTCCGAACTCATCGCCACCGGCCGTAAGTTGTTCGCCGACACGTCGTACGACGCCCTGTCCATGGACGACATCGCGCAGCACGCGGGGGTCGCCAAGGGCCTGATCTACTACTACTTCAAGAACAAGCGCGGCTATTACCTCGCCATCATCGAGGACTCGGTGATGGAACTCGTCTCGCTCGCTTCGGGCGGCGGCGACCTGCCCAACACCCAGCGCGTGCAGCGCACCGTCGAGGCCTATCTCCGGTTCGCCGAGTTCAACGAGGCCGCGTACCGCACGATCATCACCGGCGGCGTGGGCTTCGACACCCAGGTGCAGGCGATCCGCGACGCCGTGCGTACGGGACTGGTCTCCACTGTCGCCGAGGGCGCGTACGGCCGCCGGGACATCCCGCCGATCGCCAGACTCGCCCTGCTGGGCTGGCTCAGCAGCGTCGAGTGGCTGACCCTCGAATGGCTTGAGCACCGCGAGGAACTGCCCAGGGAGATACCGCGCGATCTGCTGGTGCGGATGCTGCGGCACACGCTCGACACGATCGAGGAGTTCGCGCCGGACTGCCCGGCGCCCCCGGCGGACCCGGACTTCCACCCGTACACCGGTCTGTGA
- a CDS encoding helix-turn-helix domain-containing protein yields the protein MADDHPPWVLKDRRTVANNVRGRRLDRNLTQEELVHLSGVDRSTLQRLESGNREVKLSTLSRVAHALGVSMAVLLG from the coding sequence ATGGCAGACGACCATCCGCCCTGGGTCCTGAAAGATCGCCGCACTGTGGCGAACAATGTCCGTGGGCGGCGGCTAGACCGCAATCTCACCCAAGAGGAGTTGGTGCATCTATCCGGCGTCGACCGGAGCACGCTTCAGCGCCTGGAGTCTGGTAACCGGGAGGTCAAGCTCTCGACTTTGTCCCGCGTTGCGCATGCTCTTGGCGTCTCCATGGCTGTGCTCCTCGGATGA
- the fxsA gene encoding FxsA family membrane protein has product MTTGAPPPAVPKRSRARTFVPLGIAVWLVLEIWLLTVVAGATNGLTVLALLVGAGLLGAVVVKRAGRRAFRNLTETLQQAQRQQQNAPESTDESSKPTSGNGFLMLGGLLIMLPGLVSDAVGLVLLIPPVRTLLSRRVERSLERRMRAAGPGGFGDAFQQAQQARMSRPDGKVVQGEVIRHDEPEQPRDPGQDGPRPPLTP; this is encoded by the coding sequence ATGACGACCGGCGCACCGCCTCCCGCAGTTCCGAAGCGCTCTCGCGCGCGCACCTTTGTCCCTCTGGGCATCGCCGTCTGGCTGGTGCTCGAAATCTGGCTGCTGACCGTCGTGGCCGGTGCGACGAACGGGCTGACCGTACTGGCGCTGCTGGTCGGCGCGGGTCTCCTCGGCGCGGTCGTCGTGAAGCGGGCGGGCCGCCGGGCCTTCCGCAATCTCACCGAGACCCTTCAACAGGCGCAGCGGCAGCAGCAGAACGCCCCCGAGAGCACCGACGAGAGCTCGAAACCCACCTCCGGCAACGGCTTCCTGATGCTGGGCGGCCTGCTGATCATGCTGCCGGGGCTGGTCTCCGACGCCGTCGGCCTCGTGCTGCTCATTCCGCCGGTGCGTACGCTGCTCAGCCGGCGGGTCGAGCGGTCGCTTGAGCGCCGGATGCGCGCCGCTGGCCCCGGCGGCTTCGGCGATGCCTTCCAGCAGGCTCAGCAGGCCAGGATGAGCCGCCCGGACGGCAAGGTCGTCCAGGGCGAGGTCATCAGGCACGACGAGCCGGAGCAGCCGCGCGATCCCGGCCAGGACGGACCCCGCCCGCCCCTGACGCCTTGA
- a CDS encoding GntR family transcriptional regulator, with translation MSADLDRTRPIWRQVAAVIEGRIEDGTYPVGSKVPSVVELSTEFSVAAATAQKALGALKREGLVRTEVGLGSFVAEPPSAGE, from the coding sequence ATGAGTGCTGATCTTGACCGGACGCGGCCGATCTGGCGGCAGGTGGCGGCCGTCATCGAGGGTCGCATCGAGGACGGCACGTATCCGGTCGGCTCGAAGGTTCCCTCGGTCGTGGAGCTGTCGACCGAGTTTTCGGTTGCCGCGGCGACTGCACAGAAGGCGTTGGGCGCGTTGAAGCGCGAGGGCTTGGTGCGCACGGAGGTTGGGCTGGGGTCGTTCGTCGCCGAGCCGCCGTCGGCCGGCGAATAG